The window ACGAGGACGGGAAAGGAGTGAATCTGCATGAGTCAGACACAGCCATTAGTTAAAGTTGAAAATTTAAAGATGCACTTTCCGATCAAAGGCGGAATAATGAGCAAGACCGTTGGCGAAGTAAAGGCAGTCGACGGAATCTCTTTTCACATAAAAAAAGGAGAGACACTTGGCCTCGTAGGAGAGAGCGGGTGCGGTAAGTCCACAACAGGACGCATGCTCCTTAGACTTTTAGAACCTACTGAAGGAAAGATCTATTTTGAAGGCGAGGATATAACGAAATTGTCCTCGAGTGAGATGAGAAAGAAACGCCGCGAGATGCAGATGGTGTTTCAAGATCCCTTTGCTTCACTCAACCCGCGTCATACGGTTGAAAAGATTTTAGAAGAACCATTAATCGTTCATGGTGTAAAAGATAAAGCAGAACGAAAAAGAAGAGTAAAAGAACTGCTTGAAGTTGTAGGACTCTCAAGTTGGCACGCGAAGCGATATCCTCACCAATTTTCTGGAGGACAAAGACAGCGTATCGGGATCGCACGGGCACTAGCCGTGAATCCGAAGCTCATTATCGCGGACGAGCCTGTTTCTGCACTTGATGTTTCCATTCAATCTCAAGTATTAAACCTTTTACAAGATCTTCAAAAAGAGTTCGACCTTACGTATTTGTTTATCGCGCATGATCTTGGTGTAGTCCGCCATATCAGTGACCGAGTGGGAGTTATGTATTTGGGTCATATCGTAGAACTTGCTGACAGTGAGAAGCTTTATGATGATCCAAAACATCCATATACACAAGCTCTTTTATCAGCCGTTCCGATTCCAGATGTGGAGCACCGGAAAGACCGTGTCATCCTGCAAGGAGATGTACCAAGTCCATCGAACCCTCCTGCTGGTTGTCCATTTCACACACGTTGCCCTGCAGCGATGGATCATTGCGGAACCGTAAAGCCTGTTTTAAAAGAAGTTGCTGAAGGCCACTACGCTGCCTGCCACCTTTACGAATAACGGCAGACACGTACATATAAACAAAGGCATAACTAAAATGAGAACTGGGGGAAAGAAGATGAAGAAAAGTTTATTAACTTTATTTGCTTTAATGCTTGCTTTATCTCTAGCGTTGGCAGGGTGTTCATCAGGCGGGGATAGCAGTAGTGGAGGAGACGACGATAAAGTCGATCCAAACAATGTCATGATCTACGGTCGTGGCGGTGACTCTGTTGCACTTGATCCAGCTGTTGTAACTGACGGTGAATCATTCATCGTAACAGAACAAATCTATGAGCCACTAGTAAACTACGGAAAAGATAATACAGATATCGTTGCTGGTCTTGCAAAGAAATGGGAAGTTTCTGAAGATGGCTTAACGTATACGTTCGAGCTTGAAGAAGGTGTGAAGTTCCACGATGGCGAGAAGTTCAACGCTGATGCAGTTGTAAAGAACTTTGACCGTTGGGCACAAAGTAAAGATGGCGAGAAATTTGCATATTACGGATCTATGTTTGGCGGATTTGAAGGTGACGAAGGTCACGTCATTAAAGATGTAAAAGCAGATGGTGAGTATAAAGTAGTTATTACACTAAACAAGCCACAAGCTCCATTCTTGAAGAACGTAGCGATGAGCCCGTTCGCAATCGCGAGTCCTAAGTCATTAGACGGCGACAAGCTAAGCAAAGAGCCAGTTGGTACAGGTCCTTTCAAATTCAAGAGCTGGAAACCAAACGATACGATCGTTCTTGAAAAGAATGCTGACTATTGGGTAAAAGATATGCCGAAACTTGATGGCGTAACGTTTAAAGTAATCAAAGACAACTCTTCTCGTCTGAACGCATTAACAAAAGGCGAAATTGACTTAATGGATGCTCTTAATCCATCTGATATGAAAAAAGTTTCAGACAATGGAAAGCTTCAATTGTTTGAACGTCCTTCAATGAACGTTGGTTACCTAGGATTTAACGTTGAAAAAGCACCATTTGATAAAAAAGAAGTGCGTCAGGCGATTAGCCACTTGATCGACAAACAAGCGATCATCGATAACTTCTATGAAGGAACAGCAGAGCCGGCTAAAAACCCAATGCCTCCTTCAATCGCTGGATACAACGATGAGATTCAAGATCGTGAGTATGACGAAGCAAAAGCAAAAGAACTTTTAGCTAAAGCAGGTATGGAAAAAGGATTTACAATGGATCTTTGGGCAATGCCTGTAGCACGTCCATACATGCCGAACGGTCAAAAAGTAGCTGAAGCGATTCAAGCGAAACTTGCAAAAGTGAATATTAAAGCGAACATCGTAACATTTGAGTGGGGTACTTACCTTGAGAAAGTTCAAAAAGGTGAAGCACCAATGTTCATGTTAGGTTGGACAGGTGACAATGGAGATGCGGATAACTTCCTTTATACGCTTCTTGACAAAGACACGATCGACTCTAACAACTACGCTCGTTATGCAAACGAAGACGTTCATAAACTTTTAATTGAAGCTCAAACAACGGCTGACGAAGCGAAGCGTGAAGAGCTTTACAAACAAGCACAAGTTATCATTCATGAAGATGCTCCATGGGTACCACTTGTTCACTCTAAGCCTCAATTAGCTGGAGCAAGCAAGATTAAAGGATTCGTTCCACATCCTACAGGTTCTCAATCTTTCGCGGACGTATCTTTCGAATAATGTATGGCGGGGAGTATGGCCTAAAATAGCCTGCTCCTCTTTTTTTGGAAAACAACTCGTAACCTAACATACTTGTAATTCTTCTTAAGAAAGAGGTGACCCTATGTTTGCCTATACGATCAGACGGTTAGCAACGCTCGTTCCTGTACTCTTAGGGATGACATTTATCGTGTTCATGATGATTCGCGCTATCCCGGGCAATCCAGCACAATTAATTTTAGGGCAACAGGCCACAAAGGAAGCTGTTGCTGCATTAACTCAGCGACTTGGATTAGACCAACCGTGGTATACGCAATTTATTGATTACTTAACAGGTCTGTTTACAGGAGACCTTGGTGTTTCATTAAAAACAAACGTGCCGATCGCACAAGAAGTTTGGCCATATTTAGCGGCAACGATGGAACTTGCTTTTGTTGCAATGGTTATTGCGATTGTAATCGGAGTTAATGCAGGTATCATTTCTGCATGGTTCCAAAACTCTTGGTTCGATTATACGGCTATGGTTCTTGCGCTAGTTGGTGTTTCTATGCCGATCTTCTGGCTTGGATTGATGGAGCAATATGTTTTCTCTATTCACTTTGATCTTCTACCGACTACGGGTCGAGACAACATTCGTGTCCCAGTTGATCCGATCACGCATCTGTATTTGATCGACACATTGATTCAAGGAAGAATGGATCAGTTTGCTGAGGTAGTCAAACATCTCATCTTGCCAGGAGTTGCACTCGCTACGATTCCGATGGCAATCATTGCACGTATGACACGTTCAAGCATGCTTGAAGTTATGCGTTCAGACTACATCCGAACCGCCCGTGCTAAGGGCATGAAAATGTTCTGGGTCGTGTACAAGCATTCATTGAAAAACGCGTTAATCCCAGTAGTAACAGTTATCGGTCTTCAGACGGGACTGCTATTGGGCGGTGCGATCTTGACTGAAACGATCTTCGGATGGCCAGGCATTGGTACATACATTTATGATGCGATCTCGTACCGTGATTATCCGGTTATCCAATCTGGTATTTTAGTAGTCGCAACGATTTTCGTATTAATCAATCTACTCGTTGATTTGCTGTACGCAGCAATTGACCCGAGAATTAAATTCAAGTAGGAGGGATTAGAATGTCAGAACTCACAAGATCAACACCTCCCGTAGTTCCGCAGCCACAGCATATGCCAGTGGAACCTGTGGAAGACAAAGTAATCTCTCCTTGGAAAGATGCTTGGAGAAGCTTCAAAAAGAATAAGATCGCTCTTGTTGGTTTATCCATCGTTTCAGTGTTTATTGTGATTGCCATATTCGCGGACCTGATTGCCCCTTATGGTATCAGTGAAGGTGAGCTGAGGGATAAACATATCGCACCATCTGCTGAACATTGGTTTGGAACGGATGAATTCGGCCGTGATATTTTAAGCCGTATCATCCATGGTGCTCGAGTCTCCCTCTGGGTCGGTTTTTTCTCGGTAGCTGGATCGGTTATCGTAGGTTCCTTGCTGGGTATCGTTGCAGGGTATTATGGAAGATGGATAGACGGTATCATATCTCGCATTTTCGATATTTTGCTTGCGTTCCCAAGTATCTTACTTGCTATCGCAGTAGTATCTGTACTTGGACCATCATTAAAAAATGCTTTGATCGCAATTGCAATTATTAATATCCCAACGTTCGGACGCTTGCTGCGCTCGAGAGTGCTTAGTGTAAAAGAAGAAGAATACATTACAGCAGCTCGTGCGATTGGAATGAGCGACTTCCGGATTCTGATCCATCATATCCTGCCGAACAGTCTTGCTCCAATTATCGTTCAAGGGACGCTAGCGATCGCAACGGCGATCATTGAAGCAGCGGCACTTGGATTCCTAGGAATGGGTGCACAGCCACCAACTCCAGAGTGGGGTAAGATGCTTGCAGATTCAAAAGACTTTATCATTCAAGCGCCTTGGACCGTATTGTTCCCAGGATTAGCAATCATGCTCACAGTGCTCGGATTCAACCTGATGGGTGACGGTTTACGTGACGCATTAGATCCACGGATGAAGAGTTAAAGTTAGTTGAATGTGAGGAAGCTTGGCTTAGGCTGAGCTTCTTTTTTATGTGGTTTTTTCTAGGAGGGGGGTTAGGTTGTATTTTCGGAATTTTGTTGAACCTGATGTAGGAAGTTTAAGTGATCGAAGCAAGTGGTTAGTTTGGTCGCTAGTTTTTAAGTGTAAGTATTTCATACACTCTCGGTTAGATATATAAGTAGAACATAAATAAGCATAATCCTGCAAAGCTTCAATATGGGCAGTTTTTGAAGCGTATTTACAAGCGGGACAATGCCAAATTCCCCATCTATAATTCATAATAGATTGATCACATAATGGACAAAGCACACCAGTTAATAAATCTTTTTTATCGATTTGAAAAAATTCGCAAATATCTGGATTAAATGATGAATTTACTTTTATAAGAAACTTTAATAGTTTCTTAATTTGTTTCGGTAATAAAATAGTTTGAGTGTGCTTTTGACTGAATTCATGGAATTTTTGTTGAAGACTTGAGCTCTTAATTACTTTTTCATAAGCTTCTTTATATGTAGGAGAAGCTTCAATAATTACATGTGGATGAGTCATTACAACGAGTGATTCGATGGGGATAGGAGAAAATTTTTGTTGAAGAAGAATTTCATTTAGGTGATAACTTTGGCGTTTAACCTGTTCAATTGGATTAGAGAAGGCTTCCTTTTGTCCATTATACGTTCTGATAAGCTGTGAAAATTTATCGTCAAAGTATAAGTGTCCCGCGAAGTTTTTTATTTCTAAAATTGTAATGAAGTTTGGAGTCAAAATTAAAGTATCCATTTGAAAATAATAGTGGTCATGGAGAATTCGTATTCCGTGGACTAAATTCATGTTGGTTTTTGGTAAGTAGCGATAAAAATAGTCTAATGATTTTTCACCTGTGTGACCAGAGGTGAAATTCCGCAATTGTTCTTGAAGAAACTTTTGCTTAATATGATTTTGTGGAATTCTTCTAATTAATTTGGATAATTTGATTACAATAGGTGGAGTTTTTATGGCAGATTTAATAAAACCGCTCCTTTCCATCTTTACAATCAATTACAAATTTAGTTTGTTGCACTTTAAGAGTATTTGCAAACCCTAATATTCTTAATTTAATGCTTAGATTAAAACAATCCCTGAAATTCCACCCATAATCCCGCGAGAAATGAGGTTAATTCCGCGAGTTTTTTCCAAAATTCCGCGAGTTTTTAACGTATTCCCGTGAGTCTATATTCTACAGCATTCACCGCATATTTGATCCGGCCCCCAGCACCTATCACAAACAAAAACCAGCCCTACAAAAAGGACTGGCCCAACGATAATCCATATTCATCTAATCTTCCAACCGCTGATCCAACTGAACCTCACTGTCTTCCTGGTGGTAGTTCTTAAAGCTTTCTACCAGTGTGTTCAGATGTTCCAATTGGTCTGCGTAATCTATGATCAGTGCGAAGACGGGGAACAGTTCGATCCAATCTTCGTTCTCTGGGTTTTTGTAATAGCTCATGATACAGGTCATGAGTGCTTTTTTGTTGATGGCCTCATCCATATCAAGTGTATGCTGCGCACGGATTTTGTCCGTGTACTTCAACAGCATCTGTTCATGGAAGTTGGTCAAACCATCCAACTTTAGTTGAATCAGTTCTTGAAGAGGTTCCGGCATGTTGTTCATCTCATTTTCATGAGAGTGAAGGCTCTTCAACAGTTCTAATGCTTTGTTTGTCGTTTGGATCATCTGGCGGTAAAGAACCAGCTTACGTGTTTTCGTATACTTATTGCTTCTAAAATACGTACGCTCTTCTTTATACAATAAGTAATATTGATCCATCTTAAAGCGGTTTTCTTTTAAGCGTGGCAGATCCTCTTTCAGGGCGCTATGTTCTGTAGCATGACGGGTAATCATGCGAATCCATTTTATGATTTCGTCCGTGTGATCGGATATTTTATAATACAGCTTCGTTTCGTATTTAGGCGGCATGAATACCAGGTTAACTAAGAACGCTGATAAAACACCGAGCATGATCAATAAGAAACGATCGATCGCAAAACCGATAAAGTTCTCTGTATGGCTCTCCATGATTACGATTACTGTAACGATGGATAACGGAATTGTTTTCTCAATCTTCATCTTTAAGTTCGCTGCGATAACAAGTACGACAACAAATCCGATAACAAATGGGTTATTGCCTAATAAAATAACAAAAATAATAGCAAAAAGGGCACCAACCACGTTACCTTGAACTTGTTCTAAAATGGTTTGATACGATCTATAGATGGATGGCTGGATCGCAAATGTAGCGGCAATCGCGGCAAAGGCTGGTTGATCCAATTGAAACAACATCGCTAAGTAGATCGATAAAGAAATGGCTAAACCCGTTTTAATCATTCGGGCTCCTAGTTTCATAACTGCGATAATTCCTTTCTCATAAAAAATGTTAATAATCTCAAACACTATAAACTGTTTCGTCCTTTTAATCAAGTAAATATCTGTTAACAAATTGTGAAAAGTACACACCTATATACCTTATGAAAATCAAACACCCTCTATTACAGGTTTTCCCTTAAATCAAAAAAAGAATCCGTGCGATGACGGATTCTTTCATTTACATATAAAAACTTATAGTGAGCTGAATGCTCTTCCAGCCGCTTCAATCGTTGCTCGAACGTCTTCTTCGGTGTGTGCAGTTGTTAAGAACATCGCTTCGTATTTAGATGGAGCGAGATTGATTCCTTCATGAAGCATATGTTTAAAGTATCTTCCAAAAATCTCACCATCTGTTGCTTCTGCTTGTACATAGTTCTCAATTTTTTCATCGGAAAAATAGAGCGTTAGAGCACCTTTCAAGCGGTTGATCGTTACGGATACACCATATTTCTCAGCTTGTTCAAGCAAACCTTTTTCAAGGATCGCACCCAAGCGGTCCATTTCCTCGTACACGCCTTCTTCTTTTAAAACTTCTAAACACGCAATACCCGCTGATATCGACGCAGGGTTTCCTGCCATCGTTCCTGCTTGGTACGCAGGTCCTAGTGGTGCTACTTTTTCCATGATCTCTTGTTTACCGCCATATGCGCCGATCGGCAGACCGCCACCGATAATCTTTCCGAGCGCTGTCATGTCAGGTTTTACACCTAAAAGATCTTGTGCACCTCCATACATGAAACGGAAAGCGGTGATCACTTCATCATAGATTACAAGTGCACCGTGCTCATGAGTAATGTCGTTAATAGCTTGCAAGAAGCCTTCTTTCGGTTCAACGATCCCAAAGTTTCCAACGATCGGTTCCACTAAAACAGCAGCGATCTGATCACCCCATTTATCCATCGCCTCACGATAAGCGTCAACATCATTAAATGGGACGGTAATCACTTCTTGCGCGATTGATTTTGGAACACCGGCTGAGTCTGGGGTACCTAATGTAGAAGGGCCAGAGCCAGCTGCGACTAAGACTAGATCAGAATGACCATGATAGCAGCCAGCGAACTTGATGATCTTATCGCGTCCTGTGTAAGCACGGGCAACGCGGATTGTTGTCATGACCGCTTCTGTTCCAGAGTTTACGAAACGAACTTTATCCATGGCGGGCATCGCTTCTTTTAACATCTTCGCGAATTTTACTTCAAGAGAAGTAGGCGTTCCGTATAAAACACCGTTTTCTGCGGCTTTCACGATTGCCTTTGTGATATGAGGATGAGCATGTCCGGTAATAATAGGACCATAAGCAGCTAGATAATCGATGTACTGATTGCCGTCTTCATCCCAAAAATATGCGCCTTGTGCGCGTTCCATAAAAACAGGTGCCCCACCGCCTACTGCTTTAAAAGAGCGAGATGGACTGTTTACACCGCCAACAATATGTAGAAGCGCTTCATCATATAGAGCTTCAGATTTCGTGTGATTCATCTATAAATACCTCCTGTAAACGATACGTCAGTTAAGTTCAATTCATATTGTAGCATGAATAAGCGCGAGGAACAGGGATGGGAAACTATAACAAAGCAGTCTCAACTATTTGAGTTTATGAAGGGGATTGAGTAAACTATTCGAGTGCCTTGAGTTTCTCTTGCATGAAATTGGAAAAATGGTTGCTCTTGAAAGTGGTTGATTTCCGCTCTAGGATGCTCGCTTTCCGGGGCAGGCGGTGAGCCCCTTGCCGCTTTGCGCCCTAAGGGTCTCACCTGACCGCTTGTCCTAGCCGAGAGTCTCGCACCTTGCGCTCCAATCAAACGTCAAGCAGCAATCTTTTAAAAAGAGTCTAATACCTATAAAATACGGAGGCATTTCTATGCAGAACATTATAGATGTACAAGGTTTAAAGAAAGAATTTAAATCCTTCTCCAGCCGATCAGGTCTGAAGGGGGCGTTTCGGGATCTTTTTACACGAAACTATACGATTAAGACAGCGGTGGACGACATCTCTTTTACGATAAAAAAAGGAGAGATGGTTGGCTATATCGGAGAAAACGGTGCAGGTAAGTCAACTTCCATCAAAATGCTGACAGGGATTCTCACACCAACTGACGGGAAAATTGTCGTTAACGGTATGAATCCGCATAAAGAGCGGGAGAAATTTGTAAAAACGATCGGTGTCGTCTTCGGACAAAGATCGCAGCTTTGGTGGGATATCGCTGTTCAGGAGTCTTTTAGATTACTAAAGAAGATCTACAATGTTCCGGATCAGCAGTACGAAGAGCATATGAAAGATGTAATTGAAACGCTTGATATAGGGCCGTTACTCGACAAGCCTGTCCGCAAGCTTTCACTTGGACAACGAATGCGCTGTGAACTCGCCGCAGCTTTAATTCATAATCCGCCGCTATTGTTTCTGGACGAGCCGACAATCGGACTTGATGTGCTCGTAAAATTAAAGATTCGTGAGTTTTTAAAAAGAATTAACGAGAAATACGGTACGACGATTCTTTTAACAACGCATGACCTTTCAGATATTGAAGCGCTTTGTGAACGAGTGGTTATGCTTGATGAAGGAAAAATTATCTATGATGGTCCATTAAAAGAGCTTCGTGAAAACTGGGCAGAAGGAAAGCAGATTCAATTCCAGTTTAGTGAAGAAGCGACATTGGAAGAGTTGCAACATCTTACCCAAGAACACCTTGTCGTTTGGGAAAAAGGCGAGAGTGATCTAGTATGGGTTGCTTCGGTTGATGCTGACGAGACCGTGATTTCAGGTGTAATTGGAAAAGTGACAGCAGCTAAAAAGATTGCTGACTTGAAGATTCTTGAGATCTCAACAGAAGAGATCATCCGAAATATTTATGTTGAAGGTGCTGTTCGTCATGGGTAAGTATATCGAGATGATTCGCATCCGTTTTCTAATGATGCTCGCATACCGAACGAATTATTACAGCGGAATATTGATTTACAGCATTAACATTGGAGCTTATTACTTTTTATGGAGTGCCATCTATGGAGGCAAAGAGAACATACAAGGTCTTTCAATCACTCAGATGACAACGTATATAGCTGTTGCGTGGATGGCAAGAGCCTTTTATTTTAACAACATTGACCGAGAGATTGCGATGGAGATTAAAGAAGGAAAAGTGGCCGTTGAGATGGTTCGTCCTTATCCGTATTTAAACATGAAGATGATGCAAGGCTTGGGTGAAGGGATCTTCCGACTCTTATTCTTCTCAGTTCCCGGCATGATCATCGTAGCACTCGTGTTTCCGATTGAGCTCTCTACGAATGCAAGTACATGGTTGTTATTCTTCCTATCAATCACATTCAGTTTTATTATTAACACACAGATCAATCTGTTAGCTGGAATTGCAACTTTCTTCTTATTTAATAATGATGGTTTGATCCGCGCAAAACGTGTTGTGATTGATTTGTTTTCTGGACTTATCTTACCGCTTAGTTTCTATCCGATGTGGGCTCAGAACGTGATGAGCTATTTGCCGTTTCAAGGGATCAGCTATATCCCAAGTATGATTTTTACTGAAGGGTTTAAAGGCTCGCAAATTTATGAAGCCCTTCTTAACCAGGCAATTTGGTCGCTGCTCTTAATCATTCCCGTGTATGGGCTTTGGGTTTTAGCGAAGCGTCAGCTTGTGGTTCAAGGGGGTTAAAAGCAGATGGAGTACATTTCAATCTTTTTTCAATACGTCGGACAATATTTAAAAACAAGACTTACGTATCGTGCCGATATGATCGTCGAAATCTTTTCAGATCTATTATTTCAAGCAGTTAACCTCGTTTTCATCCTAGTCGTTTTTGGACATACAAATCTACTTGCAGGGTGGAGTAAAGACGAGATGATCTTTATTTACGGATTCTTCTTAGTTCCGTTCTCTATCTTTGCTTCTTTCTTTAATATTTGGGATTTTACAGACAGATATATTGTTAAAGGCGAGATGGATCGTATCTTAACAAGACCCGTTCACAGTCTTTTTCAAATTGTTCTCGAACGAATGGAGCTGGAATCACTTTTCGGTGTAGTAACAGGATTAGTAGTCATGTTTTATGCAGGTGATAAGTTGGGTCTCGAGATCAGCTGGTACGATCCGTTCATATTCATCCTGTTGGTAATAGGTGGAGCGCTCGTCTATGCAGGTATCTTTATTGCACTTGCAACGATTGGGTTCTGGTCTGATTCGAGAACAGATATTATGCCGATGATGTACAACATCGGAAACTACGGAAGATATCCGGTTGATATTTATAACAAAGTGATTAAGTATGTGTTAACGTGGATCCTTCCGTTCGCGTTCGTCGGTGTATATCCCTCTTCCTACTTTTTAAAAAGAGAAGAGTGGTATACGTATGCCTTCTTAACACCAGTAGTAGGAATCGTCTTTTTCTTGATCGCTGTAACGTTATGGAACGTTGGAGTAACTAAATATAGAGGTGCTGGTAACTAGTATAAAACCGTTCTCCTTAAGAGGGAGAGCGGTTTTTGTTCTATTGATACTAGATTTGTTTTGCCCCAGCGGAAGCGAGTTACCTGAAAAGGGAATCAACAACTCTCAAAAAAGCAATAGAGAAAACAAAAACAGCTATTTCATTTAAATATAGTTCGTTTATTAAAATGATGTTCTAGATCTTTCGTCATGATATTAATGCAAAGGACAAGTAGGGCAAAAGCGGTCACAGGAACCATTACTATAAAAGGTTCCAGCATAAGTTCTTTGTAATAGGTAGAGATTAATCCAGTCCATTCATTAGAGACCGTTGCATAATTGATGAATTGATCATGCTCCTGACCTGAAGTGATTTGCACACCTCCAATAAAAAGCTGATAGATCGCTAAGTGAAGCATCAGTGTAAGAACTTGTGCAAATTGGCGGCCGACTAAAACAATCAGTCTTGGCCATAAATGGGGGAGAATATGCTTTGTTGTTAGTTGAACGTAAGAAGCACCCATGTGTTTGGAACAATTAACATATTCCGTTCTAGATAACAGTTCAGACGTTTCAGCGATTATTTTCCCAAGCGGTAGAACACCAACGGCAATAAGCACAAGCAACTGAAGAAATAATGTTTCTGAAGTTGAGAATATAGGATCGCTTCTTAATTCGTAAAAAAGAAAAGGAGACAACGTCAGCATTACAATAAGGGACTGTGGAACGTATTGAAAGCTTTGAATCACATCGCTAAACCAGCTGCTTTTAAACAAGCGTTTAAAAAACAATCCCAAAATAAAAGAAATAAAGATTCGTCCTATCGTTATGATACAGGCAAAAAGAATCGTATATTTGGCACCGTCCAC is drawn from Bacillus sp. E(2018) and contains these coding sequences:
- a CDS encoding dipeptide ABC transporter ATP-binding protein gives rise to the protein MSQTQPLVKVENLKMHFPIKGGIMSKTVGEVKAVDGISFHIKKGETLGLVGESGCGKSTTGRMLLRLLEPTEGKIYFEGEDITKLSSSEMRKKRREMQMVFQDPFASLNPRHTVEKILEEPLIVHGVKDKAERKRRVKELLEVVGLSSWHAKRYPHQFSGGQRQRIGIARALAVNPKLIIADEPVSALDVSIQSQVLNLLQDLQKEFDLTYLFIAHDLGVVRHISDRVGVMYLGHIVELADSEKLYDDPKHPYTQALLSAVPIPDVEHRKDRVILQGDVPSPSNPPAGCPFHTRCPAAMDHCGTVKPVLKEVAEGHYAACHLYE
- a CDS encoding ABC transporter substrate-binding protein, giving the protein MKKSLLTLFALMLALSLALAGCSSGGDSSSGGDDDKVDPNNVMIYGRGGDSVALDPAVVTDGESFIVTEQIYEPLVNYGKDNTDIVAGLAKKWEVSEDGLTYTFELEEGVKFHDGEKFNADAVVKNFDRWAQSKDGEKFAYYGSMFGGFEGDEGHVIKDVKADGEYKVVITLNKPQAPFLKNVAMSPFAIASPKSLDGDKLSKEPVGTGPFKFKSWKPNDTIVLEKNADYWVKDMPKLDGVTFKVIKDNSSRLNALTKGEIDLMDALNPSDMKKVSDNGKLQLFERPSMNVGYLGFNVEKAPFDKKEVRQAISHLIDKQAIIDNFYEGTAEPAKNPMPPSIAGYNDEIQDREYDEAKAKELLAKAGMEKGFTMDLWAMPVARPYMPNGQKVAEAIQAKLAKVNIKANIVTFEWGTYLEKVQKGEAPMFMLGWTGDNGDADNFLYTLLDKDTIDSNNYARYANEDVHKLLIEAQTTADEAKREELYKQAQVIIHEDAPWVPLVHSKPQLAGASKIKGFVPHPTGSQSFADVSFE
- a CDS encoding ABC transporter permease; this encodes MFAYTIRRLATLVPVLLGMTFIVFMMIRAIPGNPAQLILGQQATKEAVAALTQRLGLDQPWYTQFIDYLTGLFTGDLGVSLKTNVPIAQEVWPYLAATMELAFVAMVIAIVIGVNAGIISAWFQNSWFDYTAMVLALVGVSMPIFWLGLMEQYVFSIHFDLLPTTGRDNIRVPVDPITHLYLIDTLIQGRMDQFAEVVKHLILPGVALATIPMAIIARMTRSSMLEVMRSDYIRTARAKGMKMFWVVYKHSLKNALIPVVTVIGLQTGLLLGGAILTETIFGWPGIGTYIYDAISYRDYPVIQSGILVVATIFVLINLLVDLLYAAIDPRIKFK
- a CDS encoding ABC transporter permease; protein product: MPVEPVEDKVISPWKDAWRSFKKNKIALVGLSIVSVFIVIAIFADLIAPYGISEGELRDKHIAPSAEHWFGTDEFGRDILSRIIHGARVSLWVGFFSVAGSVIVGSLLGIVAGYYGRWIDGIISRIFDILLAFPSILLAIAVVSVLGPSLKNALIAIAIINIPTFGRLLRSRVLSVKEEEYITAARAIGMSDFRILIHHILPNSLAPIIVQGTLAIATAIIEAAALGFLGMGAQPPTPEWGKMLADSKDFIIQAPWTVLFPGLAIMLTVLGFNLMGDGLRDALDPRMKS
- a CDS encoding nuclease-related domain-containing protein; the encoded protein is MERSGFIKSAIKTPPIVIKLSKLIRRIPQNHIKQKFLQEQLRNFTSGHTGEKSLDYFYRYLPKTNMNLVHGIRILHDHYYFQMDTLILTPNFITILEIKNFAGHLYFDDKFSQLIRTYNGQKEAFSNPIEQVKRQSYHLNEILLQQKFSPIPIESLVVMTHPHVIIEASPTYKEAYEKVIKSSSLQQKFHEFSQKHTQTILLPKQIKKLLKFLIKVNSSFNPDICEFFQIDKKDLLTGVLCPLCDQSIMNYRWGIWHCPACKYASKTAHIEALQDYAYLCSTYISNRECMKYLHLKTSDQTNHLLRSLKLPTSGSTKFRKYNLTPLLEKTT
- a CDS encoding aromatic acid exporter family protein, with amino-acid sequence MKLGARMIKTGLAISLSIYLAMLFQLDQPAFAAIAATFAIQPSIYRSYQTILEQVQGNVVGALFAIIFVILLGNNPFVIGFVVVLVIAANLKMKIEKTIPLSIVTVIVIMESHTENFIGFAIDRFLLIMLGVLSAFLVNLVFMPPKYETKLYYKISDHTDEIIKWIRMITRHATEHSALKEDLPRLKENRFKMDQYYLLYKEERTYFRSNKYTKTRKLVLYRQMIQTTNKALELLKSLHSHENEMNNMPEPLQELIQLKLDGLTNFHEQMLLKYTDKIRAQHTLDMDEAINKKALMTCIMSYYKNPENEDWIELFPVFALIIDYADQLEHLNTLVESFKNYHQEDSEVQLDQRLED
- a CDS encoding glutamate-1-semialdehyde 2,1-aminomutase, producing MNHTKSEALYDEALLHIVGGVNSPSRSFKAVGGGAPVFMERAQGAYFWDEDGNQYIDYLAAYGPIITGHAHPHITKAIVKAAENGVLYGTPTSLEVKFAKMLKEAMPAMDKVRFVNSGTEAVMTTIRVARAYTGRDKIIKFAGCYHGHSDLVLVAAGSGPSTLGTPDSAGVPKSIAQEVITVPFNDVDAYREAMDKWGDQIAAVLVEPIVGNFGIVEPKEGFLQAINDITHEHGALVIYDEVITAFRFMYGGAQDLLGVKPDMTALGKIIGGGLPIGAYGGKQEIMEKVAPLGPAYQAGTMAGNPASISAGIACLEVLKEEGVYEEMDRLGAILEKGLLEQAEKYGVSVTINRLKGALTLYFSDEKIENYVQAEATDGEIFGRYFKHMLHEGINLAPSKYEAMFLTTAHTEEDVRATIEAAGRAFSSL
- a CDS encoding ATP-binding cassette domain-containing protein; its protein translation is MQNIIDVQGLKKEFKSFSSRSGLKGAFRDLFTRNYTIKTAVDDISFTIKKGEMVGYIGENGAGKSTSIKMLTGILTPTDGKIVVNGMNPHKEREKFVKTIGVVFGQRSQLWWDIAVQESFRLLKKIYNVPDQQYEEHMKDVIETLDIGPLLDKPVRKLSLGQRMRCELAAALIHNPPLLFLDEPTIGLDVLVKLKIREFLKRINEKYGTTILLTTHDLSDIEALCERVVMLDEGKIIYDGPLKELRENWAEGKQIQFQFSEEATLEELQHLTQEHLVVWEKGESDLVWVASVDADETVISGVIGKVTAAKKIADLKILEISTEEIIRNIYVEGAVRHG